Proteins from a genomic interval of Methanofollis formosanus:
- a CDS encoding fasciclin domain-containing protein, which produces MQQRAVQAQKNIVETAIEAGQFNTLVAAVKAAGLVETLSSPGPFTVFAPNDAAFAKIPKETIDHLMENPSQLAEVLKYHVISGTHMADDIVKMRSVRSLQGSDLEIDTTRGVRINGVSVIQPDIVCSNGVCHVIDSVLIPK; this is translated from the coding sequence ATGCAACAGAGAGCAGTTCAGGCACAGAAAAATATTGTGGAGACTGCGATCGAGGCCGGGCAGTTCAACACATTGGTCGCGGCCGTGAAGGCCGCGGGCCTGGTCGAGACGCTTAGCAGTCCGGGGCCGTTCACGGTCTTTGCACCCAACGACGCCGCCTTCGCCAAGATCCCGAAGGAGACGATCGACCACCTGATGGAGAACCCAAGCCAGCTGGCCGAGGTCCTGAAATATCATGTGATCTCGGGCACGCACATGGCCGACGACATCGTGAAGATGCGCTCGGTCAGGTCGCTGCAGGGTTCGGACCTCGAGATTGACACCACTCGCGGCGTCCGGATCAACGGGGTCAGCGTCATCCAGCCCGACATCGTCTGTTCGAACGGCGTCTGCCATGTCATCGACTCGGTGCTGATCCCGAAGTAA